A DNA window from Brassica napus cultivar Da-Ae chromosome C1, Da-Ae, whole genome shotgun sequence contains the following coding sequences:
- the LOC106376979 gene encoding zinc finger protein BALDIBIS — MMIPDDHHHLSFPSYVLHQEQITPNLNPNPNPTSSNSNKRKRNLPGNPDPDAEVIALSPNSLMATNRFICEVCNKGFKRDQNLQLHRRGHNLPWKLKQRTNKEQVKKKVYICPEKACVHHDPARALGDLTGIKKHFSRKHGEKKWKCDKCSKKYAVMSDWKAHSKICGTREYRCDCGTLFSRKDSFITHRAFCDALAEESSRFASVPPAATAAPFLNNSPDAEVNHGNVKLNHQQPGININRHNINGFMGQAFANQVSLPANVFASSSLPSPHSESDSLQNLWHLQGQSSHQWLLNENNNRNILQRGISNNQEDQDTKKGIITSDYLFSSDSSTNYDQSGGQVIPSMSATALLQKAAQMGSKRSESSSNNSTAVGLMTSSIFNNKHTENDIKTKEVDERGFTRDFLGVGSQNRPWPLLMVNHSLPNMTQPATTDVIPTTGTATAGTATAEMNHKTQTM; from the exons ATGATGATACCAGATGATCATCATCACCTCTCATTCCCCAGTTATGTTCTTCACCAAGAACAGATCACCCCAAATcttaaccctaaccctaatccTACCTCCTCAAACTCaaacaaaaggaaaagaaatctCCCGGGAAATCCAG atcCAGATGCAGAAGTCATCGCTCTATCGCCAAACTCGCTCATGGCTACGAACCGATTCATATGCGAGGTCTGCAACAAAGGGTTTAAGAGAGACCAAAACCTTCAGCTTCACCGGAGAGGTCATAATCTTCCATGGAAGCTAAAGCAaaggacaaacaaggagcaaGTGAAAAAGAAAGTGTACATCTGTCCCGAGAAGGCATGCGTACACCACGACCCGGCTCGAGCCCTCGGGGACTTGACTGGAATCAAGAAGCATTTCAGCAGGAAACATGGAGAAAAGAAGTGGAAATGCgacaaatgttccaaaaaatATGCTGTCATGTCCGATTGGAAAGCTCATAGCAAGATTTGTGGTACCAGAGAGTACAGATGTGACTGCGGTACCCTCTTTTCCAG GAAAGATAGTTTCATCACACATAGAGCATTTTGTGACGCTTTAGCTGAAGAGAGTTCTAGATTCGCCTCAGTTCCACCAGCCGCAACGGCAGCTCCATTTTTGAACAATTCCCCGGATGCAGAAGTCAACCATGGAAACGTCAAACTAAATCATCAGCAACCCGGTATCAATATTAATCGCCACAACATTAATGGCTTCATGGGACAAGCCTTCGCCAATCAGGTTTCCTTACCAGCCAACGTTTTTGCCTCCTCATCATTGCCATCACCTCATAGTGAATCCGATTCGCTTCAAAATCTATGGCATTTACAAGGACAATCATCTCATCAGTGGCTTCTCAACGAAAACAACAACAGAAACATTCTACAAAGGGGAATCTCCAATAATCAAGAAGATCAGGACACTAAGAAGGGAATTATTACTAGTGATTATTTGTTCTCTTCGGACTCAAGCACCAATTATGATCAAAGCGGTGGACAAGTAATACCATCCATGTCAGCCACGGCACTACTACAGAAGGCCGCTCAAATGGGATCAAAGAGATCAGAATCAAGCTCCAACAATAGCACGGCTGTTGGTCTAATGACTTCCTCCATCTTCAACAACAAACATACAGAGAATGATATCAAAACTAAGGAAGTTGATGAAAGAGGCTTCACAAGAGACTTTCTTGGTGTGGGAAGTCAAAACCGTCCTTGGCCATTATTGATGGTCAACCATAGTCTTCCCAACATGACTCAGCCGGCCACAACCGACGTTATACCAACTACCGGTACAGCAACGGCCGGTACAGCAACGGCAGAAATGAATCACA AAACACAAACTATGTAA